One genomic region from Pyxicephalus adspersus chromosome 1, UCB_Pads_2.0, whole genome shotgun sequence encodes:
- the LOC140334612 gene encoding transmembrane protease serine 11D-like isoform X2, translating into MALMSQAVENDGDQQLLHKKSKGTCCRCCKSCCACFIRCTSGLIVLLVIAALVLCLRFFFEFPVIYNGFRNTMHFSEEAVHALMATTPNPSNQNASAETCKMFVGSFKLLNAIYDPQYSNTSSSGFQATAQRIQTLLNKTFINSPLSSSYKNASLFSIRSDPVIAYFQLLFCNNSNTWSGIEDDAVVNILQSYNTSQQNGDVSIDVRSVSVGGLAPCPLFWSPAQPWPWQVTIKLDGTAICTGTLLTAFWVLSSANCLLNRDISLLSVESGSSSETVARIIQHPNFTTAPAYNNFALIHLSNPVWFMSSLTPLCLPQANQVPARGSICMGSSGDLLSGGLGYVISTVASAETCLNQPQNGTIYITPTLTIKQVSQMDTGNALVCMNTADNTSYIQGISPYLSNGSVTSNACLSYTNIGPAIVWVHSYISLD; encoded by the exons ATGGCTTTAATGTCTCAAGCTGTTGAAAATGATGGAGACCAGCAGTTACTACACAAGAAg TCCAAGGGAACATGCTGCCGGTGCTGCAAGAGCTGCTGTGCCTGCTTTATTCGATGCACGAGCGGACTCATTGTGTTGTTGGTGATAGCTGCACTTGTCTTGTGTCTCAGGTTCTTCTTCG AGTTTCCAGTAATATACAATGGCTTCAGAAATACCATGCATTTTAGTGAGGAGGCAGTTCATGCATTAATGGCAACAACGCCAAATCCATCTAACCAAAATGCTTCTGCTGAAACATGCAAGATGTTTGTGGGttcctttaaacttttaaatgcaatttatgaCCCTCAGTACAGCAACACATCAAGCTCTGGATTCCAAGCCACTGCTCAGCGTATACAGACTTTG ctgaataaaacatttattaacagtCCACTGAGCTCAAGCTACAAAAATGCATCCCTATTTTCCATAAg ATCTGATCCGGTCATTGCCTACTTCCAGTTGTTGTTTTGCAATAACAGTAATACATGGAGTGGAATAGAAGATGATGCAGTGGTAAACATCTTGCAAAGTTACAATACAAGCCAGCAGAATGGCGATGTATCAATAGATGTGCGCAGTGTGTCAGTTGGAg GGTTGGCACCATGTCCACTATTTTGGAGCCCAGCACAGCCTTGGCCTTGGCAAGTGACTATAAAACTAGATGGAACTGCAATATGCACAGGAACCTTATTAACTGCTTTCTGGGTACTGAGTTCTGCTAATTGTCTTCTAAACAG GGATATTTCTTTGCTCAGTGTGGAATCTGGCAGTTCCTCTGAAACTGTAGCCAGGATTATCCAACACCCCAACTTCACAACTGCACCTGCTTACAACAATTTTGCTTTGATCCATCTCTCAAATCCAGTCTGGTTCATGTCTTCTCTTACACCCCTGTGCCTACCACAGGCAAATCAAGTACCAGCCAGGGGCAGTATATGTATGGGATCGTCTGGGGACCTTCTTTCGG GTGGCTTAGGTTATGTGATTTCTACCGTGGCTTCAGCAGAGACCTGCCTTAACCAACCACAGAATGGGACAATCTACATCACACCCACCCTAACCATAAAACAAGTTAGCCAG atggaCACAGGAAATGCTTTGGTGTGTATGAATACAGCAGACAACACATCTTATATTCAGGGAATTTCACCATACTTGTCTAATGGTAGTGTTACCAGCAATGCCTGTCTCAGCTACACCAATATTGGACCAGCTATAGTCTGGGTACACTCATACATATCACTTGATTAG
- the RHBDD2 gene encoding rhomboid domain-containing protein 2 isoform X1 yields MEEEQQQKSSWRKVLVSWLPDVHLTPASTLTILLSLAISVPALINTAKGEDVEVKLDLEAELLKKVAGYRLVTYIYFNEDLPTMVCSILLIWYFGGGFEENIGTVKFCILTPLFAICTGVLYLAVTATGFSPQAHVSVEGFTTVAFSMVSVFTIRTSLRRLIFCGFMVPIRIMPVLFLIVALLLPHAPVLSNVCGIVVGVIYGLGGCFCLDPSEPLLSRIDQMLPFRVLRNITLWRYIPATMAERSASQNKKLNPPPGSYPTQQYYTPPEGLKNTYSPYHHARVPGSWPPPGVSSYPFSSASGDYHNPNQDCSGQSHNNESAVEVGSASQNDSGVNTSETELLQVQTR; encoded by the exons ATGGAagaagaacaacaacaaaagtcttCATGGAGGAAAGTTCTTGTGTCTTGGCTTCCGGACGTGCACTTGACCCCTGCCTCCACCCTCACAATCCTACTGTCATTAGCTATCTCTGTCCCGGCTCTAATAAACACAGCCAAAGGGGAAGATGTGGAGGTAAAGCTGGACCTTGAAGCCGAATTGCTGAAAAAAGTGGCAG GATACAGGCTagtcacatacatttatttcaatgagGATCTACCGACCATGGTTTGCAGCATCCTGCTCATTTGGTACTTTGGGGGAGGATTTGAGGAGAACATTGGTACTGTGAAGTTTTGCATCCTTACCCCTCTGTTTGCCATATGTACTGGAGTTTTGTATCTGGCTGTCACTGCCACAGGATTCAGCCCTCAAGCACATGTCAGCGTTGAAGGATTTACAACTGTGGCTTTTTCCATGGTCAGCGTCTTCACCATACGCACTAGCCTAAGGCGTCTTATATTCTGTGGATTTATGGTGCCGATAAGGATCATGCCAGTGTTGTTCCTGATCGTTGCCCTCTTGTTACCCCATGCACCTGTTCTTAGCAATGTGTGTGGCATTGTGGTTGGTGTGATCT ATGGTCTAGGTGGTTGCTTTTGCTTGGATCCCTCAGAACCACTGCTGTCCCGAATAGATCAGATGTTACCATTTAGGGTGCTGAGGAACATTACACTCTGGAGATACATTCCTGCAACTATGGCTGAGCGTAGTGCTTctcaaaacaaaaa gtTAAACCCCCCACCTGGATCTTATCCCACTCAGCAATATTATACACCACCAGAAGGCCTCAAAAACACGTACTCTCCATACCATCATGCAAGGGTGCCAGGATCATGGCCACCGCCTGGTGTTTCAAGCTACCCATTTTCATCAGCTTCTGGAGATTATCATAATCCAAATCAAGATTGTTCAGGACAATCACACAATAATGAATCTGCAGTTGAAGTTGGATCAGCCTCCCAGAATGATTCAGGAGTTAATACTTCTGAAACTGAATTACTGCAAGTACAAACTAGGTGA
- the RHBDD2 gene encoding rhomboid domain-containing protein 2 isoform X2 codes for MEEEQQQKSSWRKVLVSWLPDVHLTPASTLTILLSLAISVPALINTAKGEDVEVKLDLEAELLKKVAGYRLVTYIYFNEDLPTMVCSILLIWYFGGGFEENIGTVKFCILTPLFAICTGVLYLAVTATGFSPQAHVSVEGFTTVAFSMVSVFTIRTSLRRLIFCGFMVPIRIMPVLFLIVALLLPHAPVLSNVCGIVVGVICGCFCLDPSEPLLSRIDQMLPFRVLRNITLWRYIPATMAERSASQNKKLNPPPGSYPTQQYYTPPEGLKNTYSPYHHARVPGSWPPPGVSSYPFSSASGDYHNPNQDCSGQSHNNESAVEVGSASQNDSGVNTSETELLQVQTR; via the exons ATGGAagaagaacaacaacaaaagtcttCATGGAGGAAAGTTCTTGTGTCTTGGCTTCCGGACGTGCACTTGACCCCTGCCTCCACCCTCACAATCCTACTGTCATTAGCTATCTCTGTCCCGGCTCTAATAAACACAGCCAAAGGGGAAGATGTGGAGGTAAAGCTGGACCTTGAAGCCGAATTGCTGAAAAAAGTGGCAG GATACAGGCTagtcacatacatttatttcaatgagGATCTACCGACCATGGTTTGCAGCATCCTGCTCATTTGGTACTTTGGGGGAGGATTTGAGGAGAACATTGGTACTGTGAAGTTTTGCATCCTTACCCCTCTGTTTGCCATATGTACTGGAGTTTTGTATCTGGCTGTCACTGCCACAGGATTCAGCCCTCAAGCACATGTCAGCGTTGAAGGATTTACAACTGTGGCTTTTTCCATGGTCAGCGTCTTCACCATACGCACTAGCCTAAGGCGTCTTATATTCTGTGGATTTATGGTGCCGATAAGGATCATGCCAGTGTTGTTCCTGATCGTTGCCCTCTTGTTACCCCATGCACCTGTTCTTAGCAATGTGTGTGGCATTGTGGTTGGTGTGATCT GTGGTTGCTTTTGCTTGGATCCCTCAGAACCACTGCTGTCCCGAATAGATCAGATGTTACCATTTAGGGTGCTGAGGAACATTACACTCTGGAGATACATTCCTGCAACTATGGCTGAGCGTAGTGCTTctcaaaacaaaaa gtTAAACCCCCCACCTGGATCTTATCCCACTCAGCAATATTATACACCACCAGAAGGCCTCAAAAACACGTACTCTCCATACCATCATGCAAGGGTGCCAGGATCATGGCCACCGCCTGGTGTTTCAAGCTACCCATTTTCATCAGCTTCTGGAGATTATCATAATCCAAATCAAGATTGTTCAGGACAATCACACAATAATGAATCTGCAGTTGAAGTTGGATCAGCCTCCCAGAATGATTCAGGAGTTAATACTTCTGAAACTGAATTACTGCAAGTACAAACTAGGTGA
- the LOC140334612 gene encoding transmembrane protease serine 11C-like isoform X1, whose translation MALMSQAVENDGDQQLLHKKSKGTCCRCCKSCCACFIRCTSGLIVLLVIAALVLCLRFFFEFPVIYNGFRNTMHFSEEAVHALMATTPNPSNQNASAETCKMFVGSFKLLNAIYDPQYSNTSSSGFQATAQRIQTLLNKTFINSPLSSSYKNASLFSIRSDPVIAYFQLLFCNNSNTWSGIEDDAVVNILQSYNTSQQNGDVSIDVRSVSVGGLAPCPLFWSPAQPWPWQVTIKLDGTAICTGTLLTAFWVLSSANCLLNRDISLLSVESGSSSETVARIIQHPNFTTAPAYNNFALIHLSNPVWFMSSLTPLCLPQANQVPARGSICMGSSGDLLSGKVTCTIKLNHVSLTILMHKIVFSTTNCFIGGLGYVISTVASAETCLNQPQNGTIYITPTLTIKQVSQMDTGNALVCMNTADNTSYIQGISPYLSNGSVTSNACLSYTNIGPAIVWVHSYISLD comes from the exons ATGGCTTTAATGTCTCAAGCTGTTGAAAATGATGGAGACCAGCAGTTACTACACAAGAAg TCCAAGGGAACATGCTGCCGGTGCTGCAAGAGCTGCTGTGCCTGCTTTATTCGATGCACGAGCGGACTCATTGTGTTGTTGGTGATAGCTGCACTTGTCTTGTGTCTCAGGTTCTTCTTCG AGTTTCCAGTAATATACAATGGCTTCAGAAATACCATGCATTTTAGTGAGGAGGCAGTTCATGCATTAATGGCAACAACGCCAAATCCATCTAACCAAAATGCTTCTGCTGAAACATGCAAGATGTTTGTGGGttcctttaaacttttaaatgcaatttatgaCCCTCAGTACAGCAACACATCAAGCTCTGGATTCCAAGCCACTGCTCAGCGTATACAGACTTTG ctgaataaaacatttattaacagtCCACTGAGCTCAAGCTACAAAAATGCATCCCTATTTTCCATAAg ATCTGATCCGGTCATTGCCTACTTCCAGTTGTTGTTTTGCAATAACAGTAATACATGGAGTGGAATAGAAGATGATGCAGTGGTAAACATCTTGCAAAGTTACAATACAAGCCAGCAGAATGGCGATGTATCAATAGATGTGCGCAGTGTGTCAGTTGGAg GGTTGGCACCATGTCCACTATTTTGGAGCCCAGCACAGCCTTGGCCTTGGCAAGTGACTATAAAACTAGATGGAACTGCAATATGCACAGGAACCTTATTAACTGCTTTCTGGGTACTGAGTTCTGCTAATTGTCTTCTAAACAG GGATATTTCTTTGCTCAGTGTGGAATCTGGCAGTTCCTCTGAAACTGTAGCCAGGATTATCCAACACCCCAACTTCACAACTGCACCTGCTTACAACAATTTTGCTTTGATCCATCTCTCAAATCCAGTCTGGTTCATGTCTTCTCTTACACCCCTGTGCCTACCACAGGCAAATCAAGTACCAGCCAGGGGCAGTATATGTATGGGATCGTCTGGGGACCTTCTTTCGGGTAAAGTTACATGCACAATAAAATTAAACCATGTATCTCTGACAATTTTAATgcataaaattgtgttttctacAACAAATTGCTTTATAGGTGGCTTAGGTTATGTGATTTCTACCGTGGCTTCAGCAGAGACCTGCCTTAACCAACCACAGAATGGGACAATCTACATCACACCCACCCTAACCATAAAACAAGTTAGCCAG atggaCACAGGAAATGCTTTGGTGTGTATGAATACAGCAGACAACACATCTTATATTCAGGGAATTTCACCATACTTGTCTAATGGTAGTGTTACCAGCAATGCCTGTCTCAGCTACACCAATATTGGACCAGCTATAGTCTGGGTACACTCATACATATCACTTGATTAG